The following proteins come from a genomic window of Pyxidicoccus sp. MSG2:
- a CDS encoding leucyl aminopeptidase translates to MLSSFHSRLQAAFHPAPSIEKPEAIKLGASISLPANVDSIGTLVGVDEEPKDFGFDRASLKAAGFEGKAGQTLVVPRTSGPPLVAVGIGERGKLDPGKLRDAAAAFARAVGQQTRVALRLPDTGAVPPAVAAQVITEGVLLARYRYRPYKRTAVQEPPLEALTLVTTKENLEEVEQGVVLGGVTARVAGLARDLANAPASLLTASRMAEVAEVLAKGSGLEVEVFDGEALSELGCGGLLGVNAGSAEPPRMIKLTYRPKGNRGKAVEPVGRIALIGKGIMFDAGGLGLKPNDLVHATMKGDMSGAGAILAAMTALSQLGCKTEVTAYLMCTDNMPSGTAMRLGDVLTVRGGKTVEVINTDAEGRLVMADGLVLATEQSPRPDAIVDIATLTGACQRALGVRSAGVIGNHQALVEQVKASGERTGDTVWQLPLDQSYRPELESDIADMKNVGGDNAGAITAALFLEEFVDGVPWAHIDMAGTARADSDSGWRSKGATGYGARLLLDFLMGFTPPTASRH, encoded by the coding sequence ATGCTGTCTTCATTTCATTCGCGTTTGCAGGCCGCGTTCCATCCCGCCCCTTCCATCGAGAAACCCGAGGCAATCAAGCTCGGCGCGTCGATCTCCCTCCCAGCCAACGTCGACAGCATCGGCACGCTGGTGGGCGTCGACGAAGAGCCGAAGGACTTCGGCTTCGACCGCGCGTCGCTGAAAGCGGCGGGCTTCGAGGGCAAGGCAGGGCAGACGCTGGTCGTTCCCCGCACCAGCGGCCCTCCGCTCGTCGCCGTCGGCATTGGCGAGCGTGGGAAGCTCGATCCGGGCAAGCTCCGGGATGCCGCTGCCGCCTTCGCGCGGGCCGTGGGTCAGCAGACTCGCGTGGCCCTCCGCCTGCCCGACACGGGTGCGGTGCCGCCGGCTGTCGCCGCGCAGGTCATCACCGAGGGAGTCCTCCTCGCCCGCTACCGGTACAGGCCCTACAAGCGGACCGCGGTGCAGGAGCCGCCGCTCGAGGCCCTGACGCTCGTCACGACCAAGGAGAATCTCGAGGAGGTCGAGCAGGGAGTGGTGCTCGGTGGCGTCACCGCCCGCGTCGCCGGGCTCGCGAGAGACCTCGCCAATGCCCCCGCCTCCCTCCTGACAGCCTCCCGGATGGCCGAGGTGGCCGAGGTGCTCGCGAAGGGCTCCGGACTGGAAGTCGAGGTCTTCGATGGAGAGGCATTGTCCGAGCTCGGCTGCGGCGGCCTGTTGGGCGTCAATGCGGGGAGCGCGGAGCCGCCGCGGATGATCAAGCTGACGTACCGCCCCAAGGGGAACCGGGGGAAGGCGGTCGAACCCGTGGGCCGCATCGCCCTGATTGGCAAGGGCATCATGTTCGACGCGGGCGGCCTGGGCCTGAAGCCGAACGACCTCGTCCACGCCACCATGAAGGGCGACATGTCCGGCGCGGGGGCCATCCTCGCGGCGATGACGGCGCTGTCGCAGCTCGGCTGCAAGACGGAGGTGACGGCCTACCTGATGTGCACCGACAACATGCCCTCCGGCACGGCCATGCGGCTGGGAGATGTCCTGACGGTTCGCGGTGGAAAGACGGTCGAGGTCATCAACACCGACGCCGAGGGACGGCTGGTGATGGCGGATGGGCTCGTCCTCGCCACCGAGCAGTCACCGAGGCCCGACGCCATCGTCGACATCGCCACGCTCACCGGGGCGTGCCAGCGAGCACTCGGCGTCCGCAGCGCGGGAGTCATCGGCAACCACCAGGCACTCGTCGAACAGGTGAAGGCCTCGGGTGAGCGGACCGGCGACACGGTGTGGCAGCTCCCGCTGGACCAGAGCTACCGTCCCGAGCTGGAGTCGGATATCGCGGACATGAAGAATGTCGGCGGCGACAACGCCGGCGCCATCACCGCGGCCCTCTTCCTCGAGGAGTTCGTGGATGGCGTGCCCTGGGCGCACATCGACATGGCGGGCACGGCGAGGGCGGACAGCGATAGCGGGTGGCGCAGCAAGGGCGCCACGGGTTACGGCGCGCGCCTGCTCCTCGACTTCCTCATGGGGTTCACGCCACCTACCGCCAGTCGCCACTGA
- a CDS encoding MarC family protein, with protein sequence MPSLDNPLLMFMALFTLYSPLATLSSYFPIVSKLRPAEQLRLALGVFTYVTVFAMTALWVGEPLLTLLGITTDALTVTGGIALIFVGVPLMRGVDEAVAVPEKPAAPQGDGTGEAAEAGARVEIWRAVLFMPTTFPLTVGGTTFAILVSFRAQAASLPDVIALSVAGLAYAAVTGLTVYLSGHIERRVSPRARSFLERIAGILLTAIAVSLLARGIPRMVVTALNATEVF encoded by the coding sequence ATGCCGTCGCTCGACAATCCGCTGCTGATGTTCATGGCGCTGTTCACCCTGTACAGCCCCCTGGCCACGCTGTCGTCCTACTTCCCCATCGTCAGCAAGCTCCGGCCGGCGGAGCAGCTCCGCCTCGCCCTGGGGGTCTTCACCTACGTGACTGTCTTCGCGATGACGGCCCTCTGGGTGGGAGAGCCGCTCCTCACGCTGCTCGGAATCACGACCGATGCGCTGACCGTCACGGGCGGCATCGCGCTCATCTTCGTGGGCGTCCCGTTGATGCGCGGCGTGGACGAGGCGGTAGCGGTGCCCGAAAAGCCCGCCGCCCCCCAGGGCGACGGGACGGGTGAGGCAGCGGAAGCGGGCGCCAGGGTCGAGATCTGGCGGGCGGTCCTCTTCATGCCCACCACCTTCCCGCTCACGGTGGGCGGGACCACCTTCGCCATCCTCGTTTCGTTCCGCGCCCAGGCCGCCAGCCTCCCCGACGTCATCGCGCTGTCAGTCGCTGGGCTCGCCTACGCCGCCGTCACCGGCCTCACCGTCTACCTCTCCGGGCATATCGAGCGCCGCGTCAGCCCGAGGGCACGGTCCTTCCTCGAGCGGATTGCCGGCATCCTGCTCACGGCCATCGCCGTGTCGCTCCTGGCCCGTGGCATTCCCCGCATGGTGGTCACTGCGTTGAATGCCACGGAGGTCTTCTGA
- the glsA gene encoding glutaminase A: MRRGKPTLEAATPKGASDPITAALKEIRDSLASDSSGALATYIPQLAKVDPGLFGLALATMDGRLYKAGDADVPFTLQSVSKPFVYALALADLGLDEVLSRVGVEPSGEAFNAISLEPGSGRPLNPMINAGAILTTSLVRASDPVARFERIRVVLSAFAGRRLEMDEAVFTSELETGDRNRALAWLMRNAGSLRCGVDETLDVYFRQCALLATAADVAVMAATLANGGVNPCTKAVVVPQPVAEHVLAVMASCGMYDSAGEWLLRVGLPAKSGVSGGLVAASPGQFGIGLFSPLLDAGGNSVRAAAASRRLAERFQLHLMHHPGRSAPVITRTGSALTLQSGRRRRRAERDVLQAHGDAIDVRSLQGDIEFAAAEVVLQSLGTVPAGARWRVLDLQGVSRLHPGAARMLDAAVLELGSRGVVVAVGDPHRRGLLPHAAVELPSPEEALEWCEDALLESHGASLAPDAALKPEAHDVLASLDEEARTVLGAAMPAQAWGRGDRVLAADDEVLLLLLSGRLGAYASGQAPDAAARRLGSVGAGTAVSRWRPLDDGRVSPTLVAELPCSGRLLRRVQQERLEREHPRVLARLWRQLASQQE; encoded by the coding sequence ATGCGTAGGGGGAAACCCACGCTCGAGGCGGCAACCCCGAAGGGGGCGTCCGACCCCATCACGGCCGCCTTGAAGGAGATTCGCGACAGCCTCGCGTCCGACTCGAGCGGCGCCCTGGCCACGTACATCCCCCAGTTGGCGAAGGTGGACCCGGGGCTGTTCGGCCTGGCACTCGCGACGATGGACGGGCGCCTCTACAAGGCTGGCGACGCGGACGTGCCCTTCACCCTCCAGTCCGTGTCCAAGCCGTTCGTCTACGCGCTGGCCCTGGCCGACCTGGGGCTGGACGAGGTGCTCTCCCGCGTGGGCGTGGAGCCCAGCGGCGAGGCCTTCAACGCCATCAGCCTGGAGCCGGGCAGCGGCCGTCCGCTCAATCCGATGATCAACGCCGGAGCCATCCTGACCACGTCCCTGGTCCGGGCCTCGGACCCGGTGGCGCGGTTCGAGCGCATCCGGGTGGTGCTCTCGGCGTTCGCCGGCCGTCGCCTCGAAATGGACGAGGCGGTGTTCACCTCGGAGCTGGAGACGGGGGACCGCAACCGCGCGCTGGCCTGGCTGATGCGCAACGCGGGCTCGCTGCGCTGCGGTGTCGACGAGACTCTCGACGTCTACTTCCGCCAGTGCGCGCTGCTGGCCACGGCGGCGGATGTCGCCGTCATGGCGGCCACCCTGGCCAATGGCGGTGTCAACCCATGCACGAAGGCCGTGGTCGTCCCGCAGCCGGTTGCCGAGCACGTGCTCGCGGTGATGGCGAGCTGCGGGATGTACGACTCCGCCGGAGAATGGCTGCTGCGCGTGGGGCTGCCCGCGAAGAGCGGCGTCTCCGGCGGACTGGTGGCCGCGAGCCCGGGACAGTTCGGCATCGGTCTCTTCAGTCCGCTGCTCGATGCGGGGGGCAACAGCGTGCGAGCCGCCGCCGCGAGCCGCAGGCTCGCCGAGCGCTTCCAGCTCCACCTGATGCACCACCCCGGCCGCTCCGCACCCGTCATCACCCGCACCGGAAGCGCGCTGACGCTCCAGTCGGGCCGGCGTCGGCGCCGCGCGGAGCGTGACGTGCTCCAGGCGCATGGGGACGCCATCGACGTCCGGAGCCTCCAGGGCGACATCGAGTTCGCGGCCGCCGAGGTCGTCCTCCAGTCGCTGGGCACGGTGCCCGCGGGCGCCCGCTGGCGGGTGCTCGACCTGCAAGGCGTCTCCCGGCTCCATCCCGGCGCGGCGCGGATGCTGGATGCCGCCGTGCTCGAGCTCGGGAGTCGCGGCGTCGTCGTGGCCGTCGGGGACCCGCACCGGCGCGGCCTCCTCCCGCATGCCGCCGTCGAGCTGCCCTCACCCGAGGAGGCGCTCGAGTGGTGCGAGGACGCCCTGCTCGAAAGCCACGGCGCCTCCCTGGCGCCGGACGCCGCGCTGAAGCCGGAGGCGCATGACGTGCTCGCCTCGCTGGATGAAGAGGCGCGCACCGTGCTGGGCGCGGCCATGCCGGCCCAGGCCTGGGGGCGCGGTGACAGGGTGCTCGCCGCGGATGACGAGGTCCTGCTCCTGCTGCTCTCGGGGCGCCTGGGCGCGTACGCGAGCGGCCAGGCCCCGGACGCCGCGGCACGAAGGCTCGGCTCGGTGGGTGCCGGTACGGCGGTCAGCCGGTGGCGGCCCCTGGACGACGGACGCGTGTCTCCCACGCTCGTCGCGGAGCTGCCCTGCTCGGGCAGGTTGCTGCGCCGGGTGCAGCAGGAGCGGCTGGAGCGGGAGCACCCCCGGGTCCTGGCCCGGCTCTGGAGGCAGCTCGCCTCCCAGCAGGAGTAG
- a CDS encoding DUF2254 family protein, whose amino-acid sequence MLIRRLGKHLREPYWLLLLGLLALGLVMGVWFARQQTETAPGYFGLAWKGDPSETRSALTTLFGMQFTVLTLVLSLNAPVIQSAANQYSPRLVPIYLKKAPLRRAMPLFALSMGYLIAATRELGLIADTGVRPRPVLSGAFVLVFGALFALVFCMIRTFRFMRVERVLGLVQELIVSATERRIRARLRRLPLDPAATLVLPADATALGAPESGYLAEIDLRRLALRARKWGVRARVYLTVGEYVDKGEVVGWVVADGGGPVDDRTLRALAAALRITAARDPGCDPALGIRILVDVANRALSSSANDPYTARQALQQVRSVMRRLACLPLGDWNVVDPDGSARVSVVATRLRDFLFLAVDGPLHYGMGNPEVLEEVLQIALVVGLAARDEEDRAAAHALLARVLADARAHGAPERECFRRLLTEAERVSAIFQGGRRTTVERTRAHWRPD is encoded by the coding sequence ATGCTCATCCGCCGCCTGGGCAAGCACCTCCGTGAGCCGTACTGGTTGCTCCTGCTCGGTCTGCTCGCCCTCGGCCTGGTGATGGGCGTCTGGTTCGCCCGCCAGCAGACAGAAACCGCCCCGGGCTACTTCGGGCTGGCCTGGAAGGGTGACCCCAGTGAGACACGCTCCGCGCTCACGACCCTGTTCGGAATGCAGTTCACCGTCCTCACCCTCGTGCTGTCCCTGAACGCGCCGGTCATCCAATCCGCGGCCAACCAGTACTCACCCCGTCTGGTCCCCATCTACCTGAAGAAGGCGCCGTTGCGCCGCGCCATGCCGCTCTTCGCCCTCTCCATGGGGTACCTCATCGCGGCCACCCGCGAGCTGGGTCTCATCGCGGACACGGGAGTGCGGCCGCGCCCCGTGCTCTCGGGCGCCTTCGTCCTGGTCTTCGGGGCGCTCTTCGCCCTCGTCTTCTGCATGATCCGCACCTTCCGCTTCATGCGGGTGGAGCGTGTCCTCGGGCTCGTCCAGGAACTGATCGTCTCGGCGACGGAGCGCCGCATCCGGGCGCGCTTGAGGCGGCTCCCACTCGACCCGGCGGCGACCCTGGTGCTGCCAGCGGATGCCACCGCGCTCGGCGCTCCGGAGTCGGGCTACCTCGCGGAGATCGACCTCCGGAGGCTCGCGCTTCGTGCGCGGAAGTGGGGGGTCCGGGCACGCGTCTACCTCACCGTGGGCGAATACGTCGACAAGGGCGAGGTCGTCGGATGGGTGGTGGCGGACGGTGGGGGGCCGGTGGACGACCGCACCCTGAGAGCTCTCGCCGCCGCCCTGAGGATCACCGCGGCGCGCGATCCCGGCTGCGACCCCGCCCTCGGAATCCGCATCCTCGTCGACGTCGCGAACCGTGCGCTGTCCTCGTCCGCGAACGACCCCTACACGGCCCGGCAGGCGCTGCAGCAGGTCCGCTCGGTGATGCGCCGCCTGGCGTGCCTGCCGCTGGGGGACTGGAACGTGGTCGACCCGGACGGCAGTGCGCGCGTCTCCGTCGTGGCCACGCGGTTGCGCGACTTCCTCTTCCTCGCCGTCGACGGCCCCCTCCACTACGGGATGGGGAATCCCGAGGTGCTCGAGGAGGTGCTCCAGATAGCGCTCGTCGTGGGGCTGGCCGCGCGCGACGAGGAAGACCGTGCGGCGGCACACGCGCTCCTCGCTCGCGTGCTCGCCGACGCCAGGGCCCACGGCGCTCCGGAGCGAGAGTGCTTCCGCCGGCTGCTCACCGAGGCGGAGCGCGTCAGCGCGATCTTCCAGGGTGGCCGGCGTACGACAGTCGAACGCACGCGTGCCCATTGGCGCCCCGACTGA
- a CDS encoding HdeD family acid-resistance protein yields MEPLQAAPRPDPVAHLMEGAEELRRHWGWFLVLGMALVLVGGFALRASVATSLVSVVMLGVAVIIGGVAEVVHAFGGRHSRGFTLHLLAGVLSVVVGALMVRSPVQGAVSITLLVTGWLAASGLFRIVTSMTTRQEGWGLELANGAVSLLLGVIVWGQFPGSAMWLIGTFVGIEILFRGFAWITFAVTLKGLHRRMAPGAR; encoded by the coding sequence ATGGAGCCATTGCAGGCAGCACCGCGCCCGGACCCCGTTGCCCACCTGATGGAGGGGGCGGAGGAGCTGCGGCGCCACTGGGGGTGGTTCCTGGTGCTCGGGATGGCGCTCGTACTCGTGGGTGGCTTCGCGCTGAGGGCGTCGGTGGCCACGAGCCTCGTCTCGGTGGTGATGCTCGGCGTGGCGGTCATCATCGGCGGGGTCGCCGAGGTGGTTCACGCCTTCGGCGGGCGTCACTCGCGTGGATTCACCCTGCACCTGCTCGCCGGGGTGCTGTCGGTGGTGGTGGGCGCGCTGATGGTGCGCTCCCCCGTGCAGGGCGCGGTGTCCATCACCCTGCTCGTCACCGGCTGGCTGGCCGCCTCGGGGCTCTTCCGCATCGTCACCTCGATGACCACGCGCCAGGAGGGCTGGGGCCTGGAGCTGGCGAATGGCGCCGTCTCGCTGTTGCTGGGCGTCATCGTCTGGGGACAGTTCCCCGGCTCCGCGATGTGGCTGATCGGCACCTTCGTGGGCATCGAGATCCTCTTCCGGGGGTTCGCGTGGATCACCTTCGCGGTCACCCTGAAGGGGCTGCACCGGCGCATGGCGCCGGGTGCCCGGTGA
- a CDS encoding aspartate ammonia-lyase codes for MADPRAEQTFQKSIHTQSSNGAAFRVETDSLGSKRIPADAYWGINVSRALDNFAISGRPISVYPDFLFGYACVKQAAARANAEIGALDETRAGLIDRACEEIKGGRLHAQFIVDVMQGGAGTSTNMNFNEVIANRGLELAGHSKGSYEHLDPNDHVNRSQSTNDTYPTALKVGLMLSLERLLTELQHLERAFHDKGREFAGIVKIGRTQMQDAVPMTLQQEFEGFAVTLAEDHASLEGVIRRLAEVNLGATAIGTGIAAAPGFAEAARKHLAAITGHPIFTAPNLIEATTDVGVFMEVSSTLKRSAMKLSKICNDLRLLGSGPQAGLNEINLPPRQAGSSIMPGKVNPVIPEVVNEVAFMVAGGDVALTMAAEAGQLQLNAFGPVMAHVLFENLKLMTAAMETLRSNCVTGITANKERLANQVGSFVGVITALIPHIGYAPATRLAREALATNANISDLVVASGLLTREQVSALLTAEQLTRGQALEQGDEEGPH; via the coding sequence ATGGCCGACCCCCGCGCGGAGCAGACGTTCCAGAAGAGCATCCACACGCAGAGCTCGAACGGCGCGGCCTTCCGGGTCGAGACCGACAGTCTCGGCTCCAAGCGGATTCCGGCCGACGCCTATTGGGGAATCAATGTCAGCCGTGCGCTCGACAACTTCGCCATCAGCGGACGCCCCATCTCCGTGTATCCCGACTTCCTCTTCGGCTACGCCTGCGTGAAGCAGGCCGCGGCGCGTGCGAACGCGGAAATCGGTGCGCTCGATGAGACGCGGGCCGGGCTCATCGACCGTGCCTGTGAGGAAATCAAGGGCGGCAGGCTGCACGCGCAGTTCATCGTGGACGTCATGCAGGGAGGCGCTGGCACCTCCACGAACATGAACTTCAACGAGGTCATCGCCAATCGCGGCCTGGAGCTGGCCGGCCATTCCAAGGGCAGCTACGAGCACCTCGACCCGAATGACCACGTGAATCGGAGTCAGAGCACGAACGACACGTATCCGACGGCGCTCAAGGTCGGGCTGATGCTGTCCCTCGAGCGGCTGCTCACGGAGCTCCAACACCTGGAGCGCGCGTTTCACGACAAGGGGCGGGAGTTCGCTGGCATCGTGAAGATTGGCCGCACGCAGATGCAGGACGCGGTGCCCATGACGCTCCAACAGGAGTTCGAGGGCTTCGCCGTCACGCTGGCCGAGGACCACGCGAGCCTGGAGGGCGTCATCCGGCGCCTGGCGGAGGTCAACCTGGGGGCGACGGCGATTGGCACCGGCATCGCGGCGGCCCCGGGCTTCGCGGAGGCTGCGCGCAAGCATCTGGCGGCCATCACCGGACACCCCATCTTCACCGCGCCCAACCTGATTGAGGCGACCACCGACGTGGGCGTCTTCATGGAGGTGTCCTCCACGCTCAAGCGCAGCGCGATGAAGCTGTCGAAGATCTGCAATGACCTGCGCCTGCTCGGCTCGGGCCCCCAGGCGGGGCTCAACGAAATCAACCTCCCGCCGAGGCAGGCGGGCTCGAGCATCATGCCGGGCAAGGTGAACCCCGTCATTCCGGAGGTCGTGAACGAGGTGGCGTTCATGGTCGCCGGGGGGGATGTGGCGCTGACCATGGCCGCCGAGGCGGGTCAGCTCCAGCTCAACGCCTTCGGGCCCGTCATGGCCCACGTGCTGTTCGAGAACCTCAAGCTCATGACCGCCGCCATGGAGACGCTGCGCTCGAATTGCGTGACGGGCATCACCGCCAACAAGGAGCGGCTCGCGAACCAGGTCGGCTCCTTCGTGGGTGTCATCACCGCGCTCATCCCGCACATCGGCTATGCCCCGGCGACGCGGCTGGCGAGGGAGGCCCTCGCCACGAACGCCAACATCTCCGACCTGGTGGTGGCCTCCGGGCTGCTGACGCGGGAGCAGGTCTCCGCGCTGCTCACCGCGGAGCAACTGACCCGCGGCCAGGCGCTGGAGCAGGGCGACGAAGAGGGCCCGCATTGA
- a CDS encoding MASE1 domain-containing protein yields the protein MAHGNFVRTAARLLPRAVIVGLAYATLAALSDQYFYSDPARFLAFWLPAGFTLALLLRTPTRTWPVWLAAIFLAETLIQIFLHGRPVGLSLAWATADSIEPLLGASLMRTVLRRPVTLSHPREVLALVGLGALLPAMVSGLLAGAAAARWLAPDVPFLTWWTSWWLGDALGVVLVGPFFLTAFPFPRLHVWRRVEAAVLLLLIAVLSHWVFHIPSVHGARGPMTTGFIVLYAAFGFFVWAALRFGVLGVSTATGVLALIAGWNAGRGQGPFQLSAATPHEALVATQALLAVLSILTLMLAAALRERRRVERGQRLLADASAILAESLDDRALARVARRVVPELADACVLSLRHGGPKELVPVGVAGARDALEGLLPTHPPETARRTLAAAADTGAPRGGVQLTLPLDSQGHLLGQLALFRTRPGRTFEREDRALAEELARRCSLMIERAQLHDQLEGAVRRARESLAQLDTVLQTALIGFAFFDSDLKCLRANAAFLHLLGLGETRLTERPAADICSDLVPLLRRTLQLGAPVTGWELERRSFGEERHLLASVFPMRSAEGLVPFGAGVLVHDITDRKRVEGVHTRLLREARTAIRARDEFLTLAAHELKTPLTPLAIRMESLASRLRSDHPAEARTLEGLRSHVRRLQRLIEHLLEAAQVDTGQLSIRLAPVALHSMVRSTASSFSRLGASHGLDMETGGREVWVLGDRLRLEEVLLTLLENAVKYSPEGGTLRVTLDVAGDEVHVSVSDPGVGIPPEQREHVFDRYFRGSNTPVQSYGGLGLGLYLCRNILESHGGRIWVDSEMGRGSTFTFALPLLRATRAPTEHDAVEAHWAS from the coding sequence ATGGCCCACGGAAACTTCGTCCGCACGGCGGCCCGGCTTCTTCCGCGGGCCGTCATCGTGGGCCTCGCCTATGCCACGCTCGCGGCGCTCAGCGACCAGTACTTCTATTCAGACCCCGCCCGGTTCCTGGCGTTCTGGCTGCCCGCCGGCTTCACCCTCGCCCTGTTGCTACGCACGCCGACGCGCACGTGGCCCGTCTGGCTCGCGGCCATCTTCCTCGCGGAGACCCTCATCCAGATCTTCCTCCACGGGCGTCCCGTGGGGCTCTCCCTGGCCTGGGCGACCGCCGACAGCATCGAGCCCCTCCTGGGCGCCTCGCTGATGCGCACCGTCCTCCGGCGCCCGGTGACGCTCAGCCACCCTCGCGAGGTGCTCGCGCTCGTGGGGCTCGGGGCCCTGCTCCCCGCCATGGTGAGCGGGCTCCTGGCCGGAGCCGCGGCCGCCCGGTGGCTGGCTCCCGACGTCCCCTTCCTGACGTGGTGGACGAGCTGGTGGCTGGGAGATGCGCTCGGCGTGGTGCTGGTGGGGCCTTTCTTCCTCACCGCCTTCCCGTTTCCCCGCCTCCACGTCTGGCGTCGCGTGGAGGCGGCGGTGCTGCTCTTGCTGATCGCGGTGCTCAGCCATTGGGTCTTCCACATTCCCAGTGTGCACGGCGCCCGCGGGCCGATGACCACCGGCTTCATCGTGCTGTATGCCGCCTTCGGCTTCTTCGTGTGGGCGGCGCTGCGCTTCGGCGTGCTCGGCGTGTCCACCGCCACGGGGGTGCTGGCCCTCATCGCGGGCTGGAACGCGGGCCGGGGACAGGGCCCGTTCCAGCTCAGCGCGGCCACGCCCCACGAGGCGCTTGTGGCCACCCAGGCCCTCCTCGCCGTGCTCAGCATCCTGACCCTCATGCTCGCCGCTGCACTGCGGGAGCGGCGCCGGGTGGAGCGGGGACAGCGGCTGCTCGCGGACGCGAGCGCGATTCTCGCCGAGTCGCTGGATGACAGGGCGCTCGCACGCGTCGCGCGGCGGGTGGTGCCCGAGCTGGCGGATGCGTGCGTCCTGTCGCTCCGCCATGGCGGCCCGAAGGAGCTGGTCCCCGTGGGCGTGGCGGGCGCGCGGGATGCGCTGGAGGGGCTGTTGCCCACGCATCCTCCCGAGACGGCCCGGAGGACCCTGGCCGCCGCCGCGGACACGGGGGCGCCACGCGGGGGCGTGCAGCTCACGCTCCCGCTCGACAGCCAGGGCCACCTGCTGGGGCAGCTCGCGCTCTTCCGGACCCGGCCGGGGCGCACCTTCGAGCGGGAAGACCGCGCCCTCGCCGAGGAGCTCGCCCGACGCTGCTCGCTGATGATTGAGCGCGCCCAGCTCCACGACCAGCTCGAGGGCGCGGTGCGGCGCGCGCGCGAGTCCCTGGCCCAGCTCGACACCGTGCTCCAGACGGCGCTCATCGGCTTCGCCTTCTTCGACTCCGACCTGAAGTGTCTGAGGGCCAACGCCGCCTTCCTCCATCTGCTCGGCCTGGGGGAGACCCGGCTCACGGAGCGCCCGGCCGCGGACATCTGCTCCGACCTGGTGCCCCTCCTGCGCCGGACGCTCCAGTTGGGAGCACCGGTGACGGGGTGGGAGCTGGAGAGGCGCTCATTCGGAGAGGAGCGGCACCTGCTGGCCAGTGTGTTTCCGATGAGGTCCGCCGAGGGACTGGTGCCGTTCGGTGCCGGCGTGCTCGTCCATGACATCACCGACCGCAAGCGCGTGGAGGGCGTCCACACCCGGCTTCTGCGTGAGGCCCGGACCGCCATCCGCGCGCGCGACGAGTTCCTCACCCTGGCCGCACACGAACTGAAGACGCCGCTCACCCCGCTGGCGATTCGCATGGAGTCGCTCGCGAGCCGGCTGCGCTCGGACCACCCGGCGGAGGCGAGGACGCTGGAGGGCCTCCGCTCCCATGTGCGGCGCCTCCAGCGCCTCATCGAGCACCTGCTCGAGGCGGCCCAGGTGGACACGGGGCAGCTCTCCATCCGACTGGCGCCCGTGGCCCTCCACTCGATGGTGCGCTCGACGGCGTCGAGCTTCTCGCGCCTGGGCGCCTCGCACGGGCTGGACATGGAGACGGGAGGCCGCGAGGTCTGGGTGCTGGGAGACCGGCTCCGCCTGGAAGAAGTGCTGCTCACGTTGCTGGAGAACGCCGTGAAGTACAGCCCGGAGGGAGGCACCCTCCGGGTGACGCTCGACGTGGCGGGAGACGAGGTCCACGTGTCCGTGTCGGACCCGGGCGTGGGCATTCCTCCCGAGCAGCGGGAGCACGTGTTCGACCGCTACTTCCGGGGCAGCAACACCCCCGTGCAGTCCTATGGCGGGCTCGGGCTGGGGCTGTACCTGTGCCGCAACATCCTGGAGTCCCACGGTGGGCGCATCTGGGTGGACAGCGAGATGGGGCGGGGCTCCACCTTCACCTTCGCGCTGCCCCTGCTGCGGGCCACCCGGGCACCGACAGAGCACGACGCGGTCGAGGCCCACTGGGCGAGCTGA